Proteins encoded in a region of the Sulfurospirillum arsenophilum NBRC 109478 genome:
- a CDS encoding TnsA endonuclease N-terminal domain-containing protein: MILEFDTTVLKYEEQPIQMYYDYSDTQKRRYTPDTLVTYTDGTQKLFEVKYANDFTRYPELPKKIEILRQYIQETYNIEFEVFTDQNITKVILDNYKFLYKFAFVPLHTSIHEQIYYHIKTTSSINVQQLLTLLCHPQEELKYILPYVWNYFFQNHHLLNLNLPLTMCSIIYKNGATHG, from the coding sequence ATGATATTAGAATTTGATACGACTGTTCTAAAGTACGAAGAACAACCGATACAAATGTATTATGACTATTCAGATACACAAAAGCGCAGGTATACACCTGATACTTTAGTGACTTATACTGACGGGACTCAAAAACTTTTTGAAGTGAAATATGCAAATGATTTCACAAGATATCCTGAACTTCCCAAAAAAATAGAAATCTTACGTCAATATATTCAAGAAACCTACAATATAGAGTTTGAAGTTTTTACCGATCAAAACATCACAAAAGTTATCTTAGACAATTACAAATTTTTATATAAATTTGCATTCGTTCCGCTACATACATCCATTCATGAACAGATCTATTATCACATCAAGACAACTTCCTCTATCAATGTACAGCAGCTCTTAACACTTCTTTGCCATCCTCAAGAAGAATTGAAATACATTTTGCCATATGTATGGAATTATTTTTTTCAAAATCATCATTTGCTTAATTTGAATCTACCTTTAACCATGTGTTCTATAATTTACAAAAATGGAGCTACTCATGGCTAA
- a CDS encoding TniB family NTP-binding protein produces the protein MKFELTPDAQEMLSKSAEERMDYIAQKTWIDYPNAEFILNQFENLLRFEKNKHRITSYLLVGSTHNGKTSILHRFMELHPAYDLFQNNMNSLTKEFFDQYEATSTPVLYLMAPSEPSESRLYNRILKSMNAPYKEGDSIEKKLNLVEYYLKFLNVEILIIDEIHNFLSGSTVRQKQVLNAIKNLSNQLQIPILLAGTKDALRAFGSDRQLINRFRPTYIKKWKFDQEYINFLATLLTTIPLKEESDILQAKIRRRILEFSYGCIGDIVALIKRAAIIALENKQEKITEKDIIEAATKVSLENLYQNIELKDV, from the coding sequence ATGAAATTTGAACTCACACCCGATGCACAAGAAATGCTTTCTAAAAGTGCTGAAGAGCGGATGGATTATATAGCACAAAAGACTTGGATTGATTATCCAAATGCAGAATTTATATTGAATCAATTTGAAAATCTTTTGCGTTTTGAAAAGAATAAACATAGAATAACAAGCTACTTACTGGTTGGTTCAACGCACAATGGGAAAACTTCCATTTTACATAGATTTATGGAACTACATCCAGCCTATGATTTATTTCAAAATAATATGAACAGTCTTACTAAAGAGTTTTTTGACCAATATGAAGCAACTAGCACTCCTGTTTTATATCTGATGGCACCCTCAGAACCTAGTGAATCGAGGCTCTATAATCGAATATTAAAAAGCATGAATGCCCCTTATAAAGAAGGTGATTCGATAGAGAAGAAACTCAATTTGGTTGAATATTATTTAAAATTTCTAAATGTTGAAATCCTGATTATAGACGAAATTCATAATTTTCTCAGCGGTTCAACGGTTAGGCAAAAACAGGTACTCAATGCTATTAAAAACCTTAGTAATCAGTTACAAATCCCTATTCTTTTAGCTGGCACAAAAGATGCTCTTAGAGCATTTGGTAGTGATCGCCAATTGATTAATCGATTTAGGCCAACGTATATTAAAAAATGGAAGTTCGATCAAGAATATATAAACTTTTTAGCAACCCTACTCACAACAATACCCTTGAAGGAAGAATCCGATATTTTACAAGCGAAGATAAGGAGAAGAATTCTTGAATTTTCATATGGTTGTATCGGTGATATCGTTGCTTTGATTAAACGCGCAGCGATTATAGCCTTAGAAAACAAACAAGAAAAAATTACTGAAAAAGATATCATCGAGGCCGCCACTAAAGTATCTTTAGAAAACTTGTACCAAAATATCGAATTGAAAGATGTATGA
- a CDS encoding patatin-like phospholipase family protein, whose protein sequence is MKPKLGIVLSGGGAKGAYEAGFLKALAEFNIQPHAIAGTSIGALNGAIYSANINTSTTAVLIEKIWQDMGNSNALQFDKKKVFINLVEVITYFSPLAPVSKLAKFVQGFSVANSKKGLLTTRPIENILEKYAPLHKLKKGLPFYIGLTKSHGNMIDILRLFEIENLGSTNFKKVQLLNEKDIYNAILASAALPIAFDAIKVDGTYYRDGCLGSINNEWGNTPAHPLITEEKCTHIIVCHLNEGSFFNRHDPLFKDIAIIEIRPQSNTFSSILDPLAFDVSKIDLWIEQGYTDSKKILSESLEALNENYQRITSEIQTDLALEKLKIKKFSIPDE, encoded by the coding sequence ATGAAACCAAAATTAGGAATTGTATTATCTGGTGGTGGCGCGAAAGGAGCATATGAAGCTGGGTTTTTAAAGGCTTTAGCAGAATTTAATATCCAACCACATGCAATTGCTGGCACAAGTATAGGAGCACTCAATGGTGCTATTTATTCTGCGAACATAAATACAAGTACAACAGCTGTTTTAATAGAAAAAATTTGGCAAGATATGGGAAATTCTAACGCACTTCAATTTGATAAGAAAAAAGTTTTTATCAATCTTGTTGAAGTAATTACATATTTTAGTCCGTTAGCCCCTGTAAGTAAACTTGCAAAATTTGTACAAGGCTTTTCTGTAGCTAATAGTAAAAAAGGTCTGTTAACAACTCGTCCAATAGAAAATATTCTAGAAAAATACGCGCCTCTTCATAAACTTAAAAAAGGTCTTCCTTTCTATATAGGTTTAACAAAAAGTCATGGTAACATGATTGACATATTACGATTATTTGAAATTGAAAATCTTGGATCAACAAATTTTAAAAAAGTGCAATTGTTAAATGAAAAAGATATTTATAATGCCATTCTAGCTTCAGCTGCACTTCCTATAGCCTTTGATGCTATTAAAGTCGATGGAACATATTATCGAGATGGTTGTTTAGGTTCTATAAATAACGAATGGGGAAATACGCCAGCACACCCCTTAATTACAGAAGAAAAATGTACACATATAATTGTTTGTCATTTGAATGAAGGAAGCTTTTTTAATAGACATGATCCTTTATTTAAAGATATTGCAATCATTGAAATCAGACCTCAAAGCAATACTTTTTCATCAATACTAGATCCATTGGCATTTGATGTTAGTAAAATTGATTTATGGATAGAACAGGGATATACGGATAGTAAAAAAATTTTATCTGAGTCATTAGAAGCTCTAAATGAGAATTATCAAAGAATCACATCTGAAATTCAAACTGATTTAGCACTAGAAAAATTAAAAATTAAAAAATTTTCCATTCCAGATGAATAA
- a CDS encoding TniQ family protein has protein sequence MIKGLCRKEFLHKRPPLIPVPFSDEILSSWIARLAYANQMHPKTFLNTYLGLKHRDHFKNCLDAHINDEILNCLQTITSPHFSLKDMILKSYAGILREGVIKELHNSYLGHMQFCPQCLQEHIPYYKKFWHVNLLTTCEKHCSFLYDSCPKCKKPIEILQMHHDTFDYTFCYYCGYDLKKAPIKKIGNKYTFGILANQKLTKMIENGYIQLGESIVYSFCFVDTITQLSKLILLRRNFAFIHKHPLFKLLENRLKSSLSSKQSTHLQLTVAEKYALFGLIMYLFEDYPNHFSQFITMNHLTHWDMMKDLRYKAFWYENLVNNITPRYIAFGNMVTYEEVKNAIEYLKRQKIPIIKANLQRLFHNRGFFDRLKLITTI, from the coding sequence ATGATTAAAGGTCTTTGTCGCAAAGAATTCTTGCATAAAAGACCTCCTCTTATTCCTGTACCATTCTCAGATGAAATTCTAAGTTCTTGGATTGCCAGATTAGCGTATGCAAATCAAATGCATCCAAAAACTTTTTTAAACACCTACCTTGGGCTCAAACATAGAGATCATTTTAAAAATTGCCTGGATGCACATATTAATGATGAAATACTGAACTGCCTACAAACAATCACAAGCCCACATTTTTCACTTAAAGATATGATTCTTAAATCATATGCAGGTATTCTAAGAGAAGGTGTAATCAAAGAATTACATAATAGTTATCTTGGACACATGCAATTTTGTCCTCAATGTTTACAAGAACATATTCCTTATTACAAAAAATTCTGGCATGTTAACTTGCTAACAACCTGTGAAAAACACTGTAGCTTCTTATATGATTCTTGTCCCAAATGCAAAAAACCTATCGAGATTCTTCAAATGCATCATGATACATTTGATTATACGTTTTGTTACTACTGTGGGTATGACTTAAAGAAAGCGCCTATCAAAAAAATTGGTAATAAATATACTTTTGGTATTTTGGCTAATCAAAAGCTAACAAAAATGATAGAAAATGGGTATATCCAACTAGGAGAATCCATCGTATACTCATTTTGTTTTGTGGATACGATTACACAGTTATCAAAGCTAATTTTATTACGTAGAAATTTTGCTTTTATTCATAAACATCCACTTTTTAAACTCTTAGAAAATCGTTTAAAAAGCTCCTTATCTTCAAAGCAATCTACCCATTTACAACTCACTGTCGCTGAAAAATATGCGCTTTTTGGGCTTATTATGTATTTATTTGAGGACTATCCCAATCATTTTTCTCAATTTATCACAATGAATCATTTAACACATTGGGACATGATGAAAGATCTCCGATATAAAGCTTTTTGGTATGAGAATCTCGTTAATAACATTACCCCTCGATATATTGCATTCGGGAATATGGTCACGTATGAAGAAGTAAAAAATGCTATTGAATATTTAAAGCGACAAAAAATTCCCATTATAAAAGCAAATTTACAAAGACTTTTTCATAATAGAGGATTTTTTGATAGATTAAAATTGATTACAACCATTTAG
- a CDS encoding Mu transposase C-terminal domain-containing protein, with amino-acid sequence MAKIDLKIGSHVFYNNEPYCIYRIVNLSEVGLEHLKTKKLLNAKITELSSKEVPEVPKNIMEYSQREWDEAKKRFDMIKDIVYKSASKEDISKICTQHNVSHTTLYTWKRRYEQTAEISSLISNKSQRGKKGARVDPKVEAIIDESLETLYLNKQRYSFPRIYNKIARECVKAVLEPPHANTVRNRIKAIHPKEALKRRYSAKLAHEKFSNFEGEYPYGNYPLEVVQIDHTPLDIIVVDKTYRKPLGRPYLTLAIDVYSRMIAGFYLSLQSPGYYNVSQCILSIFSQKDTYLAHYNVSGKWEIFGIPRMIHVDNGQDLVSEETQRACEEFGCSLLKRPVGRPQFASHIERLFGTINGEIHNLPGTTRSNIQERATYDSAKHACYTLDELTQWLIHYIVNIYHTKHHTGIEMSPNDKYQKGILGDENTPGTGVLPSIIEDLDTIKIALLPTSYRTVQKDGITIDGITYYSDVLRAWIGITDKNNKKIKHKIKQDPLSLRKIYFFDPEIKQYFEIPYRKIYAPDMTFWDLLAAKRYLKENKIQNYSEEDLFEAYEKLERMEKEVKDKQGKVKLRKSQAPKISTIQKSKEIKEEAPEEDDLDSLFKNITLYKVAPRKNKHEI; translated from the coding sequence ATGGCTAAAATTGATTTAAAAATAGGCTCTCATGTTTTTTATAATAACGAGCCATATTGTATTTATAGAATTGTGAATTTATCAGAAGTAGGACTTGAACATCTTAAAACAAAAAAGCTTCTTAACGCGAAGATTACAGAACTCTCTTCCAAAGAAGTACCAGAGGTTCCTAAAAATATTATGGAATATTCACAACGAGAATGGGATGAAGCCAAAAAACGATTCGATATGATTAAGGATATCGTCTATAAAAGTGCCTCCAAAGAAGATATTTCAAAAATATGTACACAACACAATGTAAGTCATACAACGCTTTATACGTGGAAAAGAAGATACGAACAAACAGCAGAGATTAGCTCTTTGATTTCCAATAAATCCCAAAGAGGGAAAAAAGGAGCGCGTGTTGATCCAAAAGTTGAAGCGATTATTGATGAAAGCTTAGAAACCCTCTATTTAAACAAACAACGCTATAGTTTTCCAAGGATATACAATAAAATTGCAAGAGAATGTGTAAAAGCAGTCTTAGAACCACCTCATGCCAATACTGTTCGAAATCGTATTAAAGCAATTCATCCAAAAGAGGCTCTTAAACGTAGGTATAGTGCTAAATTAGCGCATGAAAAATTTTCCAATTTTGAAGGAGAATATCCTTATGGTAACTATCCGCTTGAAGTTGTTCAAATTGATCATACGCCCTTAGATATTATTGTCGTCGATAAGACTTATCGTAAGCCTTTAGGAAGGCCTTATCTCACTTTAGCAATTGATGTTTATTCTCGCATGATAGCAGGCTTTTATCTCTCCCTTCAATCACCTGGTTATTATAATGTCAGTCAATGTATTCTCAGTATCTTCTCTCAAAAAGATACGTATTTAGCACACTACAATGTATCAGGAAAGTGGGAGATTTTTGGCATACCAAGAATGATACACGTGGATAATGGGCAAGACCTTGTTTCAGAAGAAACACAACGAGCATGTGAAGAATTTGGTTGTTCACTTTTAAAAAGACCTGTTGGCAGACCTCAATTTGCTTCACATATTGAAAGGCTCTTTGGCACTATCAATGGTGAAATACATAATCTTCCTGGCACAACACGCTCTAACATTCAAGAAAGAGCAACGTATGATTCTGCGAAGCATGCCTGCTATACACTTGATGAGCTGACACAATGGCTTATTCATTATATCGTCAATATCTATCACACAAAACACCATACTGGTATTGAAATGTCACCCAATGACAAATATCAAAAAGGCATTTTAGGCGATGAAAACACCCCTGGAACGGGGGTATTGCCTTCTATTATTGAAGACCTAGATACAATTAAAATTGCCCTACTCCCCACCTCTTACCGCACTGTACAAAAAGATGGTATTACTATAGATGGAATCACTTACTATTCGGATGTGTTACGAGCTTGGATAGGGATTACGGATAAAAACAATAAAAAAATCAAACATAAAATCAAGCAAGATCCTCTTTCTTTGAGAAAGATTTATTTTTTTGACCCTGAAATTAAGCAGTATTTTGAAATACCTTATCGTAAAATATACGCTCCAGACATGACATTTTGGGATTTATTGGCGGCAAAACGCTATCTTAAAGAGAATAAAATTCAAAACTACTCTGAAGAAGATCTGTTTGAAGCGTATGAAAAACTTGAACGGATGGAAAAAGAAGTCAAAGACAAACAAGGTAAAGTTAAACTACGAAAATCTCAAGCTCCTAAAATCAGTACAATACAAAAATCCAAAGAAATTAAAGAAGAAGCACCAGAAGAAGATGATTTAGATTCTCTCTTCAAAAACATCACTCTCTATAAAGTTGCACCAAGGAAAAACAAACATGAAATTTGA
- a CDS encoding diguanylate cyclase regulator RdcB family protein: protein MHKKMTILDTFNINIDEEELATLEKNHKYISQKLILDAINGINVTARDLQNTSNTRQSLFHRTFDSLTGNARRRQDLINENLIEGINACTSWLQDHERHLSRIDNRIFDLVVELERTQDEILKFYIQHENLKNNVDLLKESFSQFIKYSSERFISCEKRITTIEIKTDIDKEISYLKSGEKYKGYDITLKIYSLLDNLKSGSFGTYYDNNLNLNDDNIIYLKSELKNFIKQEIGSNFHNIFLNYDDISHKFNQLSILEKKAISFISTQHYNSLIEQREYVQISDLISILSTYPQDEVKAVIQNQSNISNFITYEDFIEDCIVEHLKG from the coding sequence ATGCATAAGAAAATGACCATATTAGATACTTTCAACATTAATATCGATGAAGAAGAATTAGCAACATTAGAAAAGAATCATAAATATATATCTCAAAAACTTATTTTAGATGCTATTAATGGTATTAATGTAACAGCTAGAGACCTACAAAACACTTCAAATACTAGACAGTCACTATTCCATAGAACTTTTGATAGCCTCACTGGTAATGCAAGACGAAGACAAGACTTAATAAATGAAAATCTTATTGAAGGAATCAATGCTTGTACATCTTGGTTGCAAGACCATGAAAGACACCTAAGTAGAATAGATAATAGAATTTTTGATTTAGTTGTTGAACTAGAAAGAACACAAGACGAAATTTTGAAATTTTATATACAACATGAAAATTTAAAAAACAATGTTGATCTATTGAAGGAAAGTTTTTCTCAGTTTATAAAATATTCAAGTGAAAGATTCATCTCTTGTGAAAAGCGTATAACAACTATTGAAATAAAAACAGATATTGATAAGGAAATAAGTTATCTCAAATCTGGAGAAAAATATAAAGGTTATGATATTACACTTAAAATTTATTCTTTATTAGATAATCTAAAAAGTGGATCTTTTGGTACTTATTATGATAACAACTTGAATTTAAATGACGATAATATAATCTATTTAAAAAGTGAATTAAAAAACTTTATAAAACAAGAGATAGGGAGTAATTTTCACAATATATTTTTAAATTATGATGACATATCTCATAAATTTAATCAATTAAGTATTTTAGAAAAAAAGGCAATTTCTTTTATTAGTACTCAACACTATAATTCCTTAATAGAACAACGTGAATATGTACAAATTTCTGATTTAATAAGTATACTTTCTACCTATCCTCAAGATGAAGTGAAAGCAGTAATTCAAAATCAGTCCAACATTAGTAATTTTATTACATATGAAGACTTTATTGAAGATTGTATTGTTGAGCATTTAAAAGGATAA
- a CDS encoding DNA-processing protein DprA gives MDMTVAGTGLDIRYPALHVKLIEGIEKEGLVLSQFEAGQPSLKWNFPLRNELVVALGDALVVTQADLKSGTMHSIEFALKMQKPIYVLPHRLGESEGTNWLLSKGLAKPLYDIDAFVALFGKVELTCKDDFLIYCDTHPLYHDAVEKFAQKVFEYECLGKIKVENGRIKRA, from the coding sequence ATGGATATGACAGTGGCAGGAACTGGGCTTGATATTCGCTATCCTGCTTTACATGTAAAGCTAATTGAGGGGATTGAAAAAGAGGGATTGGTGCTCAGTCAATTTGAAGCAGGACAACCTTCCCTGAAGTGGAATTTTCCACTACGAAATGAACTTGTTGTTGCTCTTGGTGACGCGCTTGTTGTCACACAAGCTGATCTTAAAAGTGGCACAATGCACAGCATTGAGTTTGCACTTAAGATGCAAAAACCTATTTATGTGCTTCCTCACCGTTTGGGTGAGAGTGAGGGCACAAATTGGCTTCTCTCAAAAGGGTTAGCAAAACCTCTTTATGACATTGATGCCTTTGTCGCACTTTTTGGCAAAGTTGAACTTACATGTAAAGATGATTTTTTAATCTACTGTGATACACATCCTCTCTACCACGATGCTGTGGAAAAATTTGCACAAAAAGTATTTGAATACGAATGTTTAGGTAAAATAAAAGTTGAAAATGGACGCATCAAGCGCGCGTAA